Genomic segment of Aquarana catesbeiana isolate 2022-GZ linkage group LG09, ASM4218655v1, whole genome shotgun sequence:
cggaccataacactcccaccgccatgcttgactgtaggcaagactagagttgccacctcatccctttaaacctgaacacatatgaattacacaggttctgtggctaattgaatgcaggtaaggcactaagtgagtttaattaccaccttaatcagccacagaacctgtgtaattaatatgtgttcgggtttaaagggatgaggggcaactctaggcaagacacacttgtctttgtactcctcacctggttgccaccacacacgcttgacaccatctgaaccaaacaagtttatcttgttctcatcagaccacaggacatggttccagtgatccatgtccttagtctgcttgtcttcagcaaactgtttgcgggctctcttgtgcatcatctttagaagaggcttccttctgcagctcagtttcagggtcttggcaatcttcttatagcctaggccatctttatgtggagcaacaatttttttttcagatcctcataaaattctttgccatgaggtgccgtgttgaacttccagtgaccagtatgagagggagagcaataacaccaaatttaacacgcctgctccccgttcacacttgAGATGTTGTAACACTAAtgcgtcacatgacaccggggaggaaaaatggctaattgggcccaatttggacattttcacttaggggtaaacttaattttgttgccagcagttttgttgcagtttagacatttatggctgtgtgttgagttattttgaggggacagcaaatttacactgttatacaagctgtacactcactactttataggagagcaaagtataatttcttcagggttgtcacattaaaagctataattaaatatttacaaaaatgtgagaagtatactcacttttgtgagatactgtatatagtgacaCTGCTGTGCCCTGCCATGGTAGAAAAAGGAGTATATGTTACACAGGGTTCTTACTGATGTACtgtaggttgaggggctccagaacAGTTATTCTGAGTGGGGAAATCTGGTGTTGCAGTGTTCTCTAGGACTGATAATGCctgtatggcagggatatgcaattagcggacctccagctgttgcagaactacaagtcccatgaggcatagcaagactctgacagccacagccATGACAccctgaggcagaggcatgatgggacttgtagttttgcaacagctggagggccactaattgcatatccctgctgtatgggTTCTGAAGTCCGGAGGGATGAAGCCTCTAACTCTGTGTTCATATTTGAGGAGACCAGCAGCCTGACTGTGCAGGTGTGCACAGCCTTCACAATCAAGGGGCTGGCTATGATTCAGGGTTCCTCTGAAGACAAGCTGCTGCAGGAGCAGCATATGGGTGGGTGAGCGTTCTCTGGAAGAGTGTCTGTGCTAGCCTCAAGGAGAAGCCCTCTAACTAGATCGTCTCCTAAGTGGAGAGACAGTGTGTCATTAGGCAGGAGCCTGTGCAGCCCAGATTGGCATTTTGTATTTGAAAAAGCTCACTGAGAAAGCATTGTGAGTCTGTGCAGAGACAGGCTCAGGGACTATAAAGTCTAAATAGCCAGAAAGCTGGACAATTTATGTTGAAAACCCCTGTAAAGGTTTCCttgcaagcgttttttttttttttttttttttagctttatgtTCTTTTAAATTAAAAGTGGGCCAAAAGCCCTAAAAACTTAGATCTCTCGCTGGACTGTACCTGATGAAAGGCACAGTATCACAATATGTAATAGGTTTTCTGATTACTCTGTGTCTTCAGCAAGTATAAGTACAGACGGCACTACccacacagagtttgcatgttctccctgtgcctgcgtgggtttcctccgagtactacagtttcctcccacactgcaaaaacatgctggtaggttggtaggttgattggctcctgtctaaattggccctagttcgtgtatgtatgaatgtgagttatggacattagattgtaagctccttgaaggcagggactgatgtgaatgtacatgtaaagtgctgcgtaaattgatggcactaaatAAGTAcccgtaataaataaataaataaatagaataagaTAAAATAATACCTTACCATTTGCACCGTCATTCCAGACATTCCACAGCTGAGCAATAAAGAATGGAGCCCAACATATCACGTAAATGAGTACAATGGCCAAGGTCATTCGCACCGTCTTGGACATGGCCTTTGTCACGCCGGAATCTGAAATTGGCGGCACTCCATTTGTCCCACTAACCAGTTTTCCTTTTCGTCTTGACCCCGGCGACCGCTCTGTCCCCAAGTGCATACTGTGGTGGATTTCTCTAAAAATAAGGACTTGGCATGTGGTGATAAACAAGGCTGGCAGGATGAGGACAGCCAAAGTTATCCACGTCACATAAGCTTTGGGACCCCATGGCTGCACAAAATTTGCCCAGCAGTCATAGACTCCTGGATGAACCTCTGTTCTTGAGAAAATAAAAATCTGTGGAAGGCCAAGAACTGCAGATGCCCCCCATGCCAAGCAGACAGGGATATTCCACCGAGCTGAACCCTTTTTAAATGTCATCATAGGTCGACAAATAGCTTGATGCCTATCAAAGGTCATGGCCACAATCATGTAAGAAGATACGAACATCCCAACAACCTGAAGATATCTTACTGAACGGCACAGGAAATCTGGACCTGGAAATCGGTCAATGATGTCCCAGATAAGTTGTGGTAAAACCTGGAAAAATGCCACCACCAAGTCTGCCAGGCAGAGATGGATCATGAAGGTGTGCATGAGGGCATTGTGCTTCCGCCGCCTAAGAAGAGTGAAAAGAACCAGCGAGTTTCCAAAGGTGGCCAAAGTCAGGATGATGGTTAGGAGAGCAATGCTCCATTTTGTGATGTAAGGATTTAGCGTGTCCGCATCTTCACCAGTGATGTTGGTACTGATATTGGCAAGGGGGTTCACAGTTGCAGACATCTGTAAAAATGCAAAATATGAAGAGGAATTAATGAAAGTAAGAAAACCATACCTACAACCAGTTGAACTGCAACAGTGTAATCAGATATTAAGGAACCCTTTATCACATTAGTGGGCCTAGGCCAATGATTTGATTAGGACCCCAATCAGGTTTCCTAGAAAGGCAATCAGCTAACCATTTAAATACTCATACCTAAACCATATCTGCCAAAGAATGATTAATTCTGTTCAGATGGTCTAGTTATTCACATAACCCTAGCTAGGTAGGTTGCACCTTTATTTCCTGCAATGTAATCAATCTATGCAACACTCTTCACAAGTGCCGGGGCAAGAGCTTGCTCACTCCGCAGTAGTTTTTGCAGTCGTCTTAGTTTTTGGAGAAGCAGTTGTTACACTAGTGCCAAAAAAAGGCTTCTGTTCTCTATGTTGGCTTCCCAACCCCTAGAAGCAAGCAAcagttttactttttttatgtACTTGCCCTTGGGAACAAACTCTCTTTGATGGTTTTAAATTTTATGCAAGCTGTGGGACACTGAAACACAACAGGAAAACATTTTAACAGAATATATTGGACTCTACCACTTTGCTGGTATTTCTCACCACTCAAGGTACGGGACATGTTGACataaagtggtgattattgcctaCTGGTTTTATGTTGGATGATGTAATCCAGTCCAATAATTTGTACAGACAGATGTTCTCAAAtgtttgtgcgtgtaaaggcaggtgtcacaatacttttgacaatatagtgtgtatatagaaatattatatatatatatatataatataaaatatattattgaTCTGAAGTAGCTCGGGAATAACAGCTAGCACCGGTTTGGTAAAAGTAAACAATAGCTTACTTCTGCCATAACCAATCAACAGTCCAAAGTCCTGGTACCACAAAATTATACAACTTGCTCACCACCAATCTTTTTGGCCTCATACTGGGGTTGGGTTCCTCTATGGTAAGGGTGTCAGACAGGCCACAAGAAGGAGTCAGCAACCAGCATCTCAGCTTGTCTGAGAGCTCACGCTTTACTCAGCTTGTGAGCCTCTCCCTCCAGTCTACTTCCCTGACACAGGTGCTGATTTCCCTCTGCTGCCTCCTTGCCTGGGGCTTAACCTTATCGGGACCAGTGTCCTGGTAGTAAGAGTTTGGaggttcttcccacccaaatctctttgaacctCCAAAATGCCGGGTCCATAATAAGGTATCAACTAAGAGAGCGTTGACAATCAGTCCTCTTTTAAACAGATCACCCtggaacccctcaccctgcatgggtgaacAATCCCTGAGTACTCAGCTCAGTCTCTAAACTGTCCCctaaagggaccacaactcaaatactGGTGCAATATACCTGCAGTAAAGGATACCACTGATGTCCTGTACAGTactctatatcttttttttttttttttaaggaaaaccttgaatattgcatatgaatattatcttgtcttttatcTATCCAGAAGGTGTCGCTCTAGGGTTGCTGCGCTCTCTACCTATTGAATATTGAAAAAAAGCCTGTGTACAGTGACAGATCAAGGTGAAAAACGCACATATAACTACAGGAGTCAGAGAAATTACTGCTCCGCACAAAGTTTCAATGAGAGACATCTATGTCTGAAAATGTGCTACTTCATCTTAGCTGTCTTTTACGCAACGCCTGGTGCTTTGGGAACCATTTGTCTTTTTTATATAATAAGCACCGGTATAAAAAGTTACAagattatttttttaactttatccaaaactaaatagaaaagttttgccttgagtggagagggattagaacacctgtctggtTTCATTGCTTTCTGTACCCCCATTTGGGATATTCATCCTCTTTAGTCCTGTTTACCACGATCATCGATTTTGGGTTGATACCAGAGCAGTAATAGAGGGGATATATTCCAATGGAAGAACTAGTTCTGGGAATGCTGGTGACtccccaggattccctcactttggaggtatctcctcttacttcctgttttggctataggacaggaagtgaagggaaatctcccctatgagacacagatggcaaacaaatcCGACAGAAGTTATAACcccctcccttactctatgcaaAAGAAAGAAGCTCTTGGCACTCGCAGTGCCACAatgaacatgcaaaaaaaaaaaactgacgttgTTTTCATATTATGGCaactcacataaaatcacaatcAGATAAAGCTTTAGATACAGTATCATAATAACAAAATGTCCAAAGCTTATCTTATAACTTAGCAAAGATATAAATATGCACAAgcaatctgatttttttttgctattacctTCTGTGTTGCAAAGGCCAAGTAAAATGCTATATGCTGTTTATACACCaatcagctataacattatgaTCATACACCATAACCTGTTGAGGGATGGCATCCAATAGACCTATGAATGTACCAAGCCATCAGAAGCAGATACTTTACGTCCTGTAAGTCAggaggtggggcctccatagaCCAGACTTGTTTTTCTAgcccatcccacagatgctcaattgttAAAACCTGCAAAATTTGGAGGCCAAGTTAAAACCTCAAACTTGTTGATGAGTTCCTAACACCATTCTGgaatttatcagaccaggccacctccttccattgctccatggtccagttctgatgctcctgTGCTCATCGTAGGCAGTTTTGGTtctggacacaggtcagcatgagcACCCTGACAGGTTTGCAGCTATCCATCCCCATATACAACAAAccgtgatgcactgtgtgttctgtttCCTTTGTATCAGAGCCAGCCAATAGTATCTCTTCTATTGGA
This window contains:
- the AVPR2 gene encoding vasopressin V2 receptor isoform X2 produces the protein MQLPVIELHSAVKHTTTPDPGHISLSLYLLWIYKAEVSGLCKASPSSWIYIHRCQDRGPNPLHSHWKMSATVNPLANISTNITGEDADTLNPYITKWSIALLTIILTLATFGNSLVLFTLLRRRKHNALMHTFMIHLCLADLVVAFFQVLPQLIWDIIDRFPGPDFLCRSVRYLQVVGMFVSSYMIVAMTFDRHQAICRPMMTFKKGSARWNIPVCLAWGASAVLGLPQIFIFSRTEVHPGVYDCWANFVQPWGPKAYVTWITLAVLILPALFITTCQVLIFREIHHSMHLGTERSPGSRRKGKLVSGTNGVPPISDSGVTKAMSKTVRMTLAIVLIYVICWAPFFIAQLWNVWNDGANVSIRILMILASLNSCTNPWIYTIFSSSVSKDIQAILCCVCKKRQRKNSLPEDSCFTGSTSLPKESLY
- the AVPR2 gene encoding vasopressin V2 receptor isoform X1 — encoded protein: MQLPVIERHSAVKHTTTPDPGHISLSLYLLWIYKAEVSGLCKASPSSWIYIHRCQDRGPNPLHLQWKMSATVNPLANISTNITGEDADTLNPYITKWSIALLTIILTLATFGNSLVLFTLLRRRKHNALMHTFMIHLCLADLVVAFFQVLPQLIWDIIDRFPGPDFLCRSVRYLQVVGMFVSSYMIVAMTFDRHQAICRPMMTFKKGSARWNIPVCLAWGASAVLGLPQIFIFSRTEVHPGVYDCWANFVQPWGPKAYVTWITLAVLILPALFITTCQVLIFREIHHSMHLGTERSPGSRRKGKLVSGTNGVPPISDSGVTKAMSKTVRMTLAIVLIYVICWAPFFIAQLWNVWNDGANVSIRILMILASLNSCTNPWIYTIFSSSVSKDIQAILCCVCKKRQRKNSLPEDSCFTGSTSLPKESLY
- the AVPR2 gene encoding vasopressin V2 receptor isoform X3 encodes the protein MQRINPFGSTMSATVNPLANISTNITGEDADTLNPYITKWSIALLTIILTLATFGNSLVLFTLLRRRKHNALMHTFMIHLCLADLVVAFFQVLPQLIWDIIDRFPGPDFLCRSVRYLQVVGMFVSSYMIVAMTFDRHQAICRPMMTFKKGSARWNIPVCLAWGASAVLGLPQIFIFSRTEVHPGVYDCWANFVQPWGPKAYVTWITLAVLILPALFITTCQVLIFREIHHSMHLGTERSPGSRRKGKLVSGTNGVPPISDSGVTKAMSKTVRMTLAIVLIYVICWAPFFIAQLWNVWNDGANVSIRILMILASLNSCTNPWIYTIFSSSVSKDIQAILCCVCKKRQRKNSLPEDSCFTGSTSLPKESLY
- the AVPR2 gene encoding vasopressin V2 receptor isoform X4; amino-acid sequence: MSATVNPLANISTNITGEDADTLNPYITKWSIALLTIILTLATFGNSLVLFTLLRRRKHNALMHTFMIHLCLADLVVAFFQVLPQLIWDIIDRFPGPDFLCRSVRYLQVVGMFVSSYMIVAMTFDRHQAICRPMMTFKKGSARWNIPVCLAWGASAVLGLPQIFIFSRTEVHPGVYDCWANFVQPWGPKAYVTWITLAVLILPALFITTCQVLIFREIHHSMHLGTERSPGSRRKGKLVSGTNGVPPISDSGVTKAMSKTVRMTLAIVLIYVICWAPFFIAQLWNVWNDGANVSIRILMILASLNSCTNPWIYTIFSSSVSKDIQAILCCVCKKRQRKNSLPEDSCFTGSTSLPKESLY